A DNA window from Brenneria izadpanahii contains the following coding sequences:
- a CDS encoding ABC transporter substrate-binding protein encodes MITRRRFLAGCGAVPFLSYLNLHSAFAATPPTMLVMAIQLDNMTSLDPHESFESVGSEIAGNLYQRLVMPNPEKPSEVKGELATSWEVSNEGKTFTFHLDPNAKFSDGSAVTAEDAAFSLQRVVKLDKSPAFIINQFGFTKDNVEQHVTAPDAHTLVINLDQPAAETFLLYCLSAPVGSVVQKKAALANQQGDDLGNAWVKQHSAGSGAFTLRAWKASESVILEKNSHYPTDSKIQRIIMKHIVDPSAQLLMLQKGDVDIARDLTSEQLRPILNDDNYHVIRKDVSTIMLMSCNTTNELLKKPQVWQALKWAVDYEGIQKNIIPLTHRVHQSFLPGGFPAALDDTPFHQDIAKAKALLAEAGYPDGFEITLDHYSAQPYPDIAQAIQTQLGAIGIKVRLISSENRQVLTKMRARQHQLAITAWGADYFDPNSNTETFCVNTDNGENARNRTLAWRCGWSDEKFNTLTEQALHESDADKRIALYETIQREHREHSPFIMLMQSTLPIACRKNISGVNMTVLRDSAYEQVKKA; translated from the coding sequence ATGATTACCAGGAGACGTTTTCTTGCCGGATGCGGCGCCGTACCATTCCTTTCCTATCTGAATCTTCACTCCGCGTTTGCCGCCACTCCGCCCACCATGCTGGTGATGGCGATACAGTTGGACAACATGACCAGTCTCGATCCGCATGAAAGTTTTGAGTCTGTCGGTTCTGAAATCGCCGGTAACCTTTATCAGCGTTTGGTGATGCCGAATCCGGAGAAGCCGAGCGAAGTGAAAGGCGAGCTGGCGACAAGTTGGGAAGTGAGCAACGAGGGAAAAACCTTTACGTTCCACCTCGATCCCAATGCCAAATTCTCCGACGGCAGCGCGGTAACGGCGGAAGACGCGGCGTTTTCATTGCAGCGCGTGGTCAAACTGGACAAAAGCCCGGCGTTTATCATTAACCAGTTCGGTTTTACCAAAGATAACGTTGAGCAGCACGTTACCGCGCCGGACGCTCATACGCTGGTGATTAATCTGGACCAACCCGCGGCGGAAACCTTCCTGCTGTATTGTCTGTCGGCGCCGGTAGGCAGCGTGGTGCAGAAGAAAGCGGCGTTGGCCAATCAGCAAGGGGACGATCTGGGCAACGCCTGGGTGAAACAGCACAGCGCCGGTTCGGGGGCGTTTACCCTGCGCGCATGGAAAGCCAGCGAGAGCGTGATCCTGGAGAAAAATTCCCATTACCCGACGGACAGTAAAATTCAGCGCATCATCATGAAGCATATTGTCGATCCGTCCGCCCAGTTGCTGATGTTGCAGAAAGGGGACGTCGATATCGCCCGCGATCTGACCAGCGAGCAGCTGCGCCCGATTCTGAATGACGACAATTACCATGTTATTCGCAAGGATGTCTCCACCATTATGCTGATGTCCTGCAACACCACCAATGAACTGCTGAAAAAACCGCAGGTCTGGCAGGCGCTGAAGTGGGCGGTGGATTATGAAGGCATCCAGAAAAACATCATTCCGTTGACGCACCGCGTGCATCAAAGTTTTCTGCCCGGCGGATTCCCGGCCGCGCTGGACGATACCCCGTTCCATCAGGATATCGCCAAGGCTAAAGCCCTGCTGGCGGAAGCAGGCTACCCGGACGGCTTCGAGATCACCCTCGATCACTACTCCGCCCAGCCTTATCCCGATATCGCCCAGGCGATCCAGACGCAACTGGGGGCTATCGGCATCAAAGTCAGGCTGATTTCTTCGGAGAACCGTCAGGTATTGACCAAAATGCGCGCCCGTCAGCATCAGTTGGCCATTACCGCCTGGGGCGCGGACTATTTCGATCCCAACTCCAATACCGAAACCTTCTGCGTAAACACCGATAACGGCGAAAATGCCCGTAACCGCACGCTGGCATGGCGCTGCGGCTGGTCAGACGAGAAGTTCAATACGCTGACCGAGCAGGCGCTGCATGAAAGCGATGCGGATAAGCGTATTGCGCTGTACGAAACCATCCAGCGCGAACACCGGGAACACAGCCCGTTTATTATGCTGATGCAGAGTACGCTGCCGATTGCCTGCCGTAAGAATATCAGTGGCGTCAACATGACGGTACTGCGTGATAGTGCTTATGAGCAGGTGAAAAAAGCGTAA
- a CDS encoding YicC/YloC family endoribonuclease yields the protein MIRSMTAYARREVKGDWGSAAWELRSVNQRYLETYIRLPEQFRSLEPVIRDRIRTRLTRGKIECNLRFDLDPRAQSSLILNENLAKQLVNAANWVKMQSDEGEINPVDILRWPGVMAAEEQDLDAISAELLQALDRTLDDFISARESEGNALKTLIEQRLAGVSAEVAKVRTQMPNILQWQRERLLSKLEEAQVQLENNRLEQELVIMAQRIDVAEELDRLEAHVAETYKILKKEEAVGRRLDFMMQEFNRESNTLASKSINADVTASAIELKVLIEQMREQIQNIE from the coding sequence ATGATTCGCAGTATGACCGCTTACGCCCGACGAGAAGTCAAGGGTGACTGGGGCAGCGCAGCCTGGGAACTGCGTTCAGTAAACCAACGCTATCTGGAAACCTACATCCGTTTGCCAGAGCAGTTTCGCAGTCTGGAGCCGGTTATCCGCGATCGTATCCGCACCCGTTTGACCCGCGGCAAAATTGAATGCAACCTGCGTTTTGATCTTGATCCGCGGGCGCAAAGCTCGCTGATTCTGAATGAAAACCTGGCCAAACAACTGGTTAACGCCGCCAACTGGGTAAAAATGCAAAGCGACGAAGGGGAAATCAATCCGGTTGATATCCTGCGCTGGCCCGGAGTGATGGCGGCGGAAGAACAGGATCTGGATGCCATCAGCGCCGAGTTGTTACAAGCATTGGACCGCACGCTGGATGATTTCATCAGCGCGCGGGAAAGCGAAGGCAATGCCTTAAAAACGCTGATTGAACAACGGCTGGCCGGCGTCAGCGCCGAAGTCGCCAAAGTCCGCACGCAGATGCCGAACATCCTGCAGTGGCAACGGGAACGGCTGCTCAGCAAACTGGAAGAGGCGCAGGTTCAGTTGGAGAATAACCGGCTGGAGCAGGAACTGGTCATCATGGCTCAGCGCATCGACGTCGCGGAAGAGCTCGATCGCCTGGAAGCGCACGTGGCGGAAACCTATAAAATCCTGAAGAAAGAGGAAGCCGTAGGCCGCCGGCTGGACTTTATGATGCAGGAGTTCAACCGCGAATCAAACACGCTGGCGTCTAAATCCATCAACGCCGACGTCACCGCCTCCGCCATCGAACTGAAAGTTCTTATCGAACAGATGCGGGAACAGATCCAAAATATCGAATAA
- a CDS encoding LysR family transcriptional regulator has protein sequence MRLRHIEIFQAIVQAGTISGAARLLNVSQPNVSRVLNHAEQQLGFALFERHTQGMIATKEGRRLIPQVQELYKHLQTISTLTEQIKTGKEQSVRLGAAHAFGQMIVVPALVEFHKQETRIDVELVTEHFSTLCLNILQDQLDFALVFGQQVPTALLAEPLFQSSMVALLPKDSPVTGPVSLEWLCSNNLLMMQHQDPLGQVLHRALRDRDLKPASSLYIKTYSVIADMVLAGGGVGVVDLFTACRYADLLKIVPIDQPLPFEVTLISRRDNPQSRATLQLKQMMKNKCREIAKQYEALLHAA, from the coding sequence ATGCGTTTACGACACATTGAAATTTTTCAGGCTATCGTGCAAGCGGGAACCATCAGCGGCGCCGCTCGCTTGTTGAATGTTTCCCAACCTAACGTCAGCCGGGTGCTCAATCACGCGGAACAGCAGCTCGGTTTCGCGCTGTTTGAACGGCATACGCAAGGCATGATCGCCACGAAAGAAGGCCGCCGTCTGATCCCCCAAGTTCAAGAGTTGTATAAGCATCTGCAAACCATCAGCACATTGACTGAACAGATCAAAACCGGCAAAGAGCAATCCGTCCGCCTTGGCGCCGCGCATGCGTTTGGGCAGATGATTGTCGTCCCCGCTCTGGTGGAGTTTCATAAACAGGAAACGCGGATCGATGTGGAGCTGGTAACGGAGCACTTCAGCACCCTTTGCCTGAATATCCTGCAAGATCAGCTGGATTTCGCCCTGGTTTTCGGTCAGCAGGTGCCTACGGCATTGCTGGCGGAACCGTTGTTTCAGTCTTCCATGGTGGCGCTGCTGCCGAAAGACAGCCCGGTAACCGGCCCCGTATCGCTGGAATGGCTGTGTTCGAACAATCTATTGATGATGCAACATCAGGATCCGCTCGGACAGGTATTGCACCGGGCGTTGCGCGATCGGGATCTAAAACCGGCGTCCTCGCTGTACATCAAGACCTACTCGGTGATTGCCGATATGGTATTGGCCGGCGGCGGCGTCGGCGTGGTCGACCTTTTTACCGCCTGCCGTTATGCCGATCTGCTTAAAATCGTCCCTATCGACCAGCCGTTACCGTTCGAAGTGACGCTGATTAGCCGGCGGGATAATCCGCAGTCGCGGGCAACATTGCAGCTAAAACAGATGATGAAAAATAAATGCCGGGAGATCGCCAAGCAGTACGAAGCGCTATTGCATGCGGCATAG
- a CDS encoding dipeptidase codes for MPDNQLPISEPIPVFDGHNDVLLRLWSSHRANPAEAFLNGPAAGQIDLPRIQQGRFAGGLFAAYVPSPKAAAKSVPESGGLFVPHATPTMENAREVTFSLISTLLRIEAESAGRAKICRSAADIRQCMTEGVLAMVMHIEGAEAIDPDLELLDILHAAGLRTLGPVWSRPNIFGQGVPFRFPSSPDTGDGLTEAGKRLVRACNAKRIMVDVSHMDEKGFWQTADITDAPLVASHSNAHALCAQSRNLTDSQLAAIRESGGFVGVNFGTMFLREDGKKDPNATVEEIVRHVDYLLTKLGEDGVGLGSDFDGTTVPPDLADVAGLPLLVDALARRGYARPLLEKICYGNWLRVLETTWGA; via the coding sequence ATGCCAGACAATCAGCTACCCATCAGTGAACCAATCCCTGTTTTCGACGGACATAATGACGTACTCCTGCGTCTTTGGTCTTCTCACCGGGCTAACCCGGCGGAAGCCTTTCTAAACGGGCCGGCGGCAGGCCAGATCGACCTGCCACGCATCCAGCAGGGCCGTTTTGCCGGCGGTTTGTTTGCCGCCTATGTTCCTTCGCCCAAGGCAGCAGCAAAATCTGTACCAGAAAGTGGGGGGCTGTTTGTTCCCCACGCCACGCCGACGATGGAAAACGCCAGAGAGGTAACGTTTTCATTAATTTCCACCCTGCTGCGCATTGAGGCGGAATCCGCCGGGCGGGCCAAAATTTGCCGTAGCGCGGCGGATATCCGTCAGTGTATGACCGAGGGCGTGCTGGCCATGGTGATGCATATTGAAGGCGCCGAAGCGATCGATCCCGATCTGGAACTGCTGGATATTCTGCACGCAGCCGGATTGCGCACGCTGGGGCCGGTGTGGAGCCGTCCGAATATTTTTGGCCAAGGCGTTCCGTTCCGTTTCCCTTCCTCCCCGGATACCGGAGACGGGCTGACGGAAGCCGGTAAACGCCTGGTGCGGGCCTGTAACGCCAAACGCATTATGGTGGACGTCTCGCATATGGATGAAAAAGGTTTCTGGCAAACCGCTGATATTACTGACGCCCCGCTGGTCGCCAGCCATTCCAACGCGCACGCGCTCTGCGCCCAATCGCGTAACCTGACGGACAGCCAACTGGCCGCCATTCGGGAAAGCGGCGGCTTTGTCGGCGTAAACTTCGGCACCATGTTCCTGCGCGAAGATGGGAAAAAAGATCCTAATGCGACGGTGGAAGAGATCGTCCGCCATGTTGATTATCTGCTGACCAAACTGGGCGAAGACGGCGTCGGTCTGGGTTCCGACTTTGACGGCACCACCGTTCCGCCGGATCTGGCCGATGTCGCCGGGCTGCCGCTACTGGTCGATGCGCTGGCCCGGCGAGGCTATGCGCGCCCATTGCTGGAAAAAATTTGCTACGGTAACTGGCTGCGCGTACTGGAAACCACCTGGGGAGCCTAG